In Chryseobacterium sp. C-71, the genomic window AATGGGTACCTGAAACCAAAGGAAAATCTTTAGAGGAGATCGAAAAGGTTTGGAAAAAATAAATATACTTTAGTTTTATAATTAGTTTGTAGGGCATCGAATTTTTTCGGTGCTCTTTTTATTTTTTAGGCCTAAATATCCTTTGTTTCAAAAAGACTTTTATAATAATAAATTTTAATTAAATTTATCGCTGTAATTTGTCATTTAAAAAAGCTTAGAAAATATTCATATCTAAAATATATTTCTACGTTAAATGATTAAATTCACATCAATAATGATGAAGAAACATTCATTGTTTTAAACAATAGAAAACGAGGTATGACAAAGAAAAACGCCACTATTTATGATATTTCCAGAAAGCTAAACGTAAGTGTGGCAACGGTTTCGAGAGCATTGAATGATAACCCGAGAATAAGCCAGGCTACAAAGGATTTGGTAGTGAAAACTGCGAAGGAAATGAACTACAAACAGAATAATCTCGCCAAAGCTTTAAAAAGTGGTGAAACCAAAAATGTAGGCATCATTGTTCCTTTTGTAAACACCAATTTCTTTTCGTCTGTCATTCGTGGAATTGAGGAAGAACTCTCTGCTTATGGTTATCACGTCATTATTTGCCAAAGTCATGAAGATGTTTTAATTGAAAAAAAGCACCTCAATACCTTGTTAAACGCACAGGTGGACGGAATTTTCATGTCGGTTTCCAGAACGACAGTGGATACAGAACATATTCAGCATATTTTAAATACGACGAATACTCCAATTATTTTCTTTGACAGAAAGAAAGATATTCCGGGGATAAGTACGGTGACGGTTGATGATTACCGTGGTGGTTACATGGCAACAGAACATCTGATTGATGAAGGCTACAAGAATATCTGTCACTTTTCGGGAGACCAAAATCTTGAAATCTATCAAAACCGTCTGAACGGTTATAAACAAGCCTTAATAGATCACAACTTTCAGGTAAAGGAGGAAAACATTATCTATACCGGAAGTTCGATCGATGCCGGAATTGAAGCCATCAAAACTTTATGGGAAAGCAAATCGATTCCAGATGCGATATTTTCTGCCAGTGATTTTGCTGCTTTGGGTGCTTGTCAGGAATTAAAAAAACGAAAGATCAAAATACCTCAGGAAGTTGCTGTAATCGGTTTCTCAAATGAACCTTTTACCCAATTTATGGAACTTCCGATGAGTTCGATGGATCAGACTCCTCTCATTATGGGAAATATGGCAGGACAGGTTTTTTTGGATAATATTAAAGATAATTCTTCCGGAGTTTCTATTGAAAAGAGGGTTGTGCTTGCGCCTAAAATTTGTGTGAGGAAATCTTCGAAGAGGAAATAAATGTTTTGTTTTAACAACTTTTATATCTTAATACTTTCATAACCACCCCGTCAAAAATTCTTTCGAATTTTCGCCACCCCTCCAAGGGAGGGGAATTTTACATTTTGCAATGATACCACTATCTTACCGTAGCGACTCAACGTTCACTCCTCATTCTTCCAAGCGAAGCGACTCGCTTTCTGCGTTCAAACGTTTTAAAATAACAGTACGTAAATGCGTTTCGTTTTGATCACCCCAGATTCCCAACTGCAAAATTACCGGAATAACGCTTTTGCCCAATTCAGTAAGACTATATTCTACTTTGGGCGGCACTACAGGATAAATTTTCTTGGTAATCAATTCATGATCTTCCAGTTCTTTTAGCTGAATATTCAAAACCCTCCTTGTAGCATCAGGAATTTTGCGCTGCAATTCACTAGGTCTTTGATGTCCCTGATCGATAAACCAGAGCAGACGTATTTTCCATTTGCCGTAAAGTACCTCACCGATCAGATCGAGACCGCAATTTAGGTTCGGGATTATTTTTCTCTCATACATAAAGCAAATTTAAACGTATGTTCCGATTTGCACAATAGGGGAATAATTTATCCCTATCTGAATCGTAATTCCGTACTTGTACAAACTGTTTTTATCCCCCAATTTTGTCCTATAAACAAATTATCAAAATGGAACAATTTAATTTCAACAATGAGTTATCAGGCAAAATTGCTTTGGTAACAGGAGGTACAAAAGGAGCCGGAAAAGCTATTGCAGAAAGACTATTGAAAGCCGGGGCAACTGTTATTATTTCCGCAAGAAATGCGCCGGAAGAAGAAAACAGCAATCTGCATTTCATAGCTGCCGATTTGAGTACTGCAGAAGGAACACAGAAGGTAATCAGTGAAATAATGTCTACGTATGGCCGACTGGATATTCTGATTAACAACCTCGGCTCATCCACAACACCTGCCGGTGGTTTTAATGCATTATCAGATGAAGACTGGGAATCTACATTAAAGGCTAATTTACTTGCTCCCGTAAGACTGGACA contains:
- a CDS encoding LacI family DNA-binding transcriptional regulator; this encodes MTKKNATIYDISRKLNVSVATVSRALNDNPRISQATKDLVVKTAKEMNYKQNNLAKALKSGETKNVGIIVPFVNTNFFSSVIRGIEEELSAYGYHVIICQSHEDVLIEKKHLNTLLNAQVDGIFMSVSRTTVDTEHIQHILNTTNTPIIFFDRKKDIPGISTVTVDDYRGGYMATEHLIDEGYKNICHFSGDQNLEIYQNRLNGYKQALIDHNFQVKEENIIYTGSSIDAGIEAIKTLWESKSIPDAIFSASDFAALGACQELKKRKIKIPQEVAVIGFSNEPFTQFMELPMSSMDQTPLIMGNMAGQVFLDNIKDNSSGVSIEKRVVLAPKICVRKSSKRK
- a CDS encoding helix-turn-helix domain-containing protein; this translates as MYERKIIPNLNCGLDLIGEVLYGKWKIRLLWFIDQGHQRPSELQRKIPDATRRVLNIQLKELEDHELITKKIYPVVPPKVEYSLTELGKSVIPVILQLGIWGDQNETHLRTVILKRLNAESESLRLEE